From Verrucomicrobiota bacterium, one genomic window encodes:
- a CDS encoding type IV toxin-antitoxin system AbiEi family antitoxin, whose translation MSRSLAPRMVEEIPRRLAELLAVPPGRVNVKLEPVVPGDENNRADLLMSAGNLHFAVEWKASGQASAVAMAIRSICRFVEKSPQKFIPLVAVPFIGEVGRKLCEEAEVCWLDLSGNAYLAGPGLRVRIEGKPNQFKRAGRPRSLFAPKSARISRWLLLEPERAFTQRELARTCGLDEGFTSRIVRQLEAQQLVVRDSNGAVKVADYDALLAAWREVYDFSRHRIVRGHIAARSGDEVLRQLAGQLKQGKCEYAVTGLAGAWLLNQFAGFRLVVFYVAQIPSAAARQAMGFHEEQRGENVWFVVPNDEGVFHGAEARNGIRCVHPVQVYLDLKNHPERSVEAADQLWQKLLRKGGHA comes from the coding sequence ATGAGTCGGTCATTGGCCCCAAGAATGGTAGAAGAAATCCCGCGCCGGCTGGCGGAGTTGCTGGCTGTGCCGCCGGGCCGCGTCAACGTCAAACTCGAACCGGTAGTACCTGGAGACGAAAATAACCGGGCGGATTTGCTGATGTCGGCGGGGAACTTGCACTTCGCCGTGGAGTGGAAGGCGTCCGGTCAGGCTTCCGCGGTGGCGATGGCGATCCGATCCATCTGCCGGTTTGTCGAAAAATCCCCCCAAAAATTCATCCCATTGGTGGCTGTGCCTTTCATTGGCGAAGTCGGGCGAAAACTGTGCGAGGAAGCGGAGGTGTGCTGGTTGGATTTGTCGGGCAACGCCTATCTGGCCGGGCCGGGTTTGCGAGTGAGGATCGAAGGTAAGCCGAACCAGTTTAAGCGTGCGGGGCGGCCACGTAGCTTGTTCGCCCCAAAGAGTGCGCGGATTTCCCGTTGGCTGCTGCTAGAACCGGAGCGTGCGTTCACGCAGCGGGAACTGGCGAGGACGTGTGGTTTGGATGAAGGTTTTACCAGCCGCATTGTCCGGCAACTGGAAGCGCAGCAATTGGTGGTGCGCGATTCAAATGGTGCGGTTAAAGTCGCGGACTATGACGCGCTGCTGGCTGCCTGGCGCGAGGTTTACGATTTTTCCAGGCATCGCATTGTGCGTGGTCACATCGCGGCGCGCTCCGGCGATGAGGTGCTGCGCCAATTGGCCGGGCAGTTGAAGCAAGGTAAATGCGAGTACGCGGTCACCGGCTTGGCGGGAGCGTGGCTGCTGAACCAATTCGCCGGCTTCCGACTCGTCGTCTTCTACGTCGCACAAATCCCATCTGCCGCAGCACGTCAGGCGATGGGCTTCCATGAGGAACAACGTGGCGAAAATGTGTGGTTCGTCGTGCCGAATGATGAAGGTGTGTTTCATGGGGCGGAAGCGCGCAATGGCATCCGCTGTGTTCATCCGGTGCAGGTGTATCTGGATTTGAAAAATCATCCCGAGCGGTCGGTGGAAGCAGCGGATCAGTTGTGGCAGAAACTCTTGAGGAAGGGCGGCCATGCCTGA
- a CDS encoding HD domain-containing protein: MSWRDHIVAYIHEQAQPPDKFSHQARLYHLTRKIGEGLTYDDDIVFAAAWMHDLGVFIGHRPEDPVELAHWDCVAYAMHMTPEILAKLGFPHAKIAAVVEAIRTHQPQAEPKTQEGLILRDADILEQLGAVNIMRMFAKVGRDTRYQTFSDALAVLQKCLNTLPPQLRLENARTLAQPRIRILMDFLQAARQEADGQPL; the protein is encoded by the coding sequence ATGAGTTGGCGCGACCATATTGTTGCCTATATTCATGAACAGGCCCAGCCGCCGGATAAGTTCAGTCACCAGGCGCGCCTGTATCATTTGACCCGCAAAATCGGTGAAGGGTTGACGTATGATGACGACATCGTCTTTGCGGCGGCGTGGATGCATGACTTGGGGGTGTTTATCGGACACCGTCCGGAAGATCCCGTGGAATTGGCCCATTGGGATTGCGTGGCGTATGCCATGCACATGACGCCGGAAATCCTGGCCAAGTTGGGTTTTCCCCATGCCAAAATTGCCGCCGTAGTGGAGGCGATTCGCACGCATCAACCCCAGGCGGAACCCAAAACCCAGGAGGGATTGATTCTGCGCGATGCCGACATCCTGGAGCAGTTGGGCGCGGTGAATATCATGCGCATGTTTGCCAAGGTGGGACGCGATACGCGGTACCAGACCTTCAGCGATGCGCTGGCGGTATTGCAAAAGTGCCTGAATACCTTGCCTCCGCAATTACGCTTGGAAAACGCCCGCACTTTGGCCCAGCCCCGCATCAGAATCCTGATGGATTTCCTGCAGGCCGCCCGCCAGGAAGCGGATGGGCAACCGTTGTAA